In Silene latifolia isolate original U9 population chromosome X, ASM4854445v1, whole genome shotgun sequence, the following proteins share a genomic window:
- the LOC141619321 gene encoding rhodanese-like/PpiC domain-containing protein 12, chloroplastic — protein MLSRVSHTNHHLISSINFIPFISISSSFKPLQHQNLHFQKFNLSTSSTNFNHKTTFSCNSYLPSSSFGRYSSSSCFRFTSALMGHNHNNSLNVKASYSTGSTSGGAREILVQHLLVKENDLQLLVELQKRVAGGEDLSDLAAEHSLCPSKDDGGMLGWVKKGQMVPEFEEAAFSAPLNTVRRCKTQFGWHLLQVLSEREELVLQEIQPNELHEKLQDPSFAGEVQLIDVREPEEVARASLPAFKVLPLQQFGSWGPEITTKFDPEKETFVMCHHGMRSLQVAKWLQSQGFKKVFNVTGGIHAYAVKVDPSIPTY, from the exons ATGTTAAGTAGGGTATCACACACTAATCACCATCTAATTTCCTCTATCAATTTCATCCCTTTTATTTCAATTTCTTCCTCCTTTAAACCTCTCCAACACCAAAACCTTCACTTTCAAAAATTCAATCTTTCTACTTCTTCAACTAATTTCAATCATAAAACAACATTTTCTTGCAATTCATACTTACCCAGTTCATCTTTTGGTCGTTATTCATCTTCTAGTTGCTTCAGATTTACCTCAGCTTTGATGggtcataatcataataattcaCTCAATGTTAAAG CCTCCTATTCAACTGGAAGTACCTCTGGTGGTGCCAGGGAAATATTAGTTCAGCACTTGCTTGTTAAAGAAAACGACCTTCAGCTTTTAGTGGAACTTCAGAAAAGGGTTGCTGGAG GGGAAGACTTGAGTGACCTCGCTGCGGAGCATTCCTTGTGCCCCTCGAAAGACGATGGTGGGATGCTTGGTTGGgtgaaaaaaggacaaatg GTTCCGGAATTTGAAGAGGCTGCATTTTCTGCCCCATTAAATACAGTTCGACGGTGTAAAACACAATTCGGTTGGCACTTGCTGCAAGTGTTATCTGAAAG AGAGGAGTTGGTTCTTCAAGAAATTCAACCCAACGAGCTTCATGAGAAACTGCAAGATCCTAGCTTCGCTGGAGAAGTGCAGCTGATTGATGTTCGAGAACCGGAAGAAGT TGCGAGAGCATCTTTACCTGCTTTTAAAGTTCTTCCTCTTCAGCAATTTGGGAGCTGGGGACCAGAGATAACAACCAAGTTTGATCCGGAAAAAGAGACTTTCGTTATG TGTCACCATGGGATGCGGTCACTGCAGGTTGCTAAGTGGTTGCAGAGTCAG GGTTTCAAGAAAGTGTTCAATGTGACTGGAGGTATTCATGCATATGCCGTGAAGGTTGATCCTTCAATCCCGACTTATTAG